The following coding sequences are from one Bradyrhizobium sp. WSM471 window:
- a CDS encoding enoyl-CoA hydratase/isomerase family protein, whose product MSDTADAATGPVLELIGARATIRLNRPKHLNRLQAEDLGELVKLFGRVEADPAIRVLVLTGTGRAFSAGYDLNSVAERAVSASEQQSAGSAFEVVVNRLEDLGVPTICRLNGGVYGGSTDLALACDFRIGVDTAEMFMPAARLGLHYYSSGIKRYVTRLGVDNAKKLFLTAQKISAPEMLRIGYLTDMVAMEFLDEEVDRLADILAGNAPQAMRGMKRAINEFARGELDAQAADQRHRDSMRGDEIKEGIKAFAEKRPPRF is encoded by the coding sequence ATGTCGGACACAGCCGACGCAGCCACCGGCCCGGTGCTCGAACTCATTGGCGCACGCGCCACCATCCGCCTCAACCGGCCCAAACATCTCAACCGGCTCCAGGCCGAGGACCTCGGCGAGCTGGTCAAACTGTTCGGTCGGGTCGAGGCCGATCCTGCTATCCGCGTGCTGGTGCTGACCGGCACGGGGCGCGCCTTCTCTGCGGGCTATGACCTCAATTCCGTTGCCGAGCGCGCGGTCAGCGCGAGCGAGCAGCAGAGCGCGGGCTCCGCCTTCGAAGTGGTCGTCAACCGGCTTGAGGATCTCGGCGTACCCACGATCTGTCGACTCAATGGCGGCGTCTATGGTGGCTCGACCGACCTCGCGCTCGCCTGCGATTTCCGCATCGGCGTCGACACCGCGGAGATGTTCATGCCCGCGGCCCGGCTCGGGCTGCACTATTACAGCAGCGGCATCAAACGCTATGTGACGCGGCTCGGCGTGGACAATGCAAAAAAACTGTTCCTGACCGCGCAAAAGATCAGCGCGCCGGAGATGCTACGGATCGGCTATCTCACCGACATGGTGGCGATGGAATTTCTGGACGAGGAGGTCGACAGGCTCGCCGACATCCTCGCCGGCAACGCGCCGCAGGCGATGCGCGGCATGAAGCGCGCCATCAACGAATTCGCCCGCGGCGAATTGGACGCACAAGCCGCCGATCAGCGCCACCGCGACAGCATGCGCGGCGACGAAATCAAGGAAGGCATCAAGGCGTTCGCGGAAAAGCGACCGCCGCGGTTTTGA
- a CDS encoding cyclic nucleotide-gated ion channel has translation MSKPLISALAQFAAATAGRNMTRAAYVAVTVGVLAMVLLTVNPAYETAHSWVDALLWTCLIYFVFEWVVRLRHMARQGRLALYMSSSAGLVDAVGALAVPAALILGIEPRTAWLLSVLWVLKVVPGIPGLRQLRRVLVLESGPLVSVLVIFLMVVFLASVAEYFLERDVQPQTFGSVPAALWWAVATLTTTGYGDVVPVTPLGRMVAALVMISGLGVFGLWTGILATGFAAETRRDNFLKTWESVSKVPFFAALGPAAIADVTHMLRTMELPARTMIIRKGTQGDCMYFIAAGEVEVDLPGKKVQLGDGAFFGEMALLGNNLRGANVSTTKVSRLLVLDLVDFRVLMARHPDLAETIDAEAKRRTLENK, from the coding sequence ATGTCCAAGCCGCTGATCTCCGCTCTGGCCCAGTTCGCGGCCGCCACGGCCGGCCGCAACATGACCAGGGCGGCCTATGTGGCCGTCACCGTCGGCGTGCTCGCCATGGTGCTCCTGACGGTCAACCCGGCCTATGAGACGGCGCATAGCTGGGTCGATGCCCTGCTTTGGACCTGCCTCATCTACTTCGTGTTCGAATGGGTGGTCCGGCTGCGCCATATGGCACGACAGGGGCGCCTGGCACTCTACATGTCCTCCTCCGCCGGGCTGGTCGACGCAGTCGGAGCGTTGGCCGTGCCGGCCGCGCTGATTCTGGGGATCGAGCCCAGGACGGCGTGGCTGCTCAGCGTGCTCTGGGTGCTGAAGGTGGTGCCGGGCATTCCCGGCCTGCGGCAGCTCCGCCGCGTGCTGGTGCTCGAATCGGGACCGCTGGTCAGCGTGCTCGTGATCTTCCTGATGGTGGTCTTCCTGGCCTCGGTCGCGGAATATTTCCTGGAGCGGGACGTGCAGCCGCAGACGTTCGGCAGCGTGCCGGCCGCGCTGTGGTGGGCCGTCGCGACGCTGACGACGACGGGCTATGGCGACGTCGTGCCGGTGACGCCGCTGGGCCGGATGGTGGCCGCGCTGGTGATGATCTCCGGCCTCGGCGTGTTCGGCCTCTGGACCGGCATCCTGGCGACCGGCTTTGCCGCGGAGACCCGGCGCGACAATTTCCTCAAGACCTGGGAATCGGTCAGCAAGGTGCCGTTCTTTGCGGCGCTTGGACCGGCCGCCATCGCCGACGTCACCCACATGCTGCGGACCATGGAGCTGCCGGCGCGCACCATGATTATCCGCAAGGGTACGCAGGGCGACTGCATGTATTTCATCGCCGCTGGCGAGGTCGAGGTCGACCTGCCCGGCAAGAAGGTGCAGCTCGGCGACGGCGCCTTCTTCGGCGAGATGGCCTTGCTCGGAAACAATTTGCGCGGCGCCAATGTCTCGACCACCAAGGTGTCGCGGCTTCTCGTGCTCGACCTCGTCGACTTTCGCGTGCTGATGGCGCGGCATCCCGATCTCGCCGAGACCATCGATGCCGAGGCGAAGCGGCGCACGCTTGAGAACAAATAA
- a CDS encoding TAXI family TRAP transporter solute-binding subunit: protein MSTEGPTSSPIEPPPRRPKVIKTNQQQVFLYVVLTLLLSLATVWGGRMLVHNSETLTFAVGAPNSDEALFAAKLAAVLKNNASRFRIKIVNNADNAKAIAQFDRKQADLAVLRTDAKVPLRARTLAILEHDLVLLLGPGNKKIKSLAELKKKKVAVLAENESSLAFVRGILDIPDGADAAKIQMAPQGATLDKLFAPASGFGAVVAIVHASRAVRDKAYEQVARRGGFTLNAIDEAKALARKIPGISSETLTAGTLSASPEIPDDDLDTIGLEWLLVAQSRMSPTAAGELARTVYENKSALGLDGGFASRIEPASVEKDAFVMAHQGAADYINDDTKSFMDKYSDLMYLGAAALSVIGSIFAAIYAKITRIAPEKASELSTAILDIGERIEHAHSLDQLECLQDELEGILRGAVIGLRDGTISTDGLDTFKLGYEFVRDEIGMRRDYLKRHAGEGAKAAQDVAPPQHDESNIVVVKTAQSA from the coding sequence ATGAGTACTGAGGGCCCGACCTCATCGCCGATCGAGCCACCGCCCCGGCGACCCAAGGTGATCAAGACCAATCAGCAGCAGGTCTTCCTCTACGTCGTGCTGACCCTGCTGTTGTCGCTTGCCACCGTCTGGGGCGGCCGCATGCTGGTGCACAATTCGGAGACGCTGACCTTTGCCGTCGGCGCCCCCAACAGCGACGAGGCGCTGTTCGCAGCCAAGCTCGCCGCCGTCCTGAAGAACAACGCCTCGCGCTTCCGGATCAAGATCGTCAACAACGCCGACAACGCCAAGGCGATCGCCCAGTTCGACCGCAAGCAGGCCGACCTCGCGGTGCTGCGCACCGACGCCAAGGTGCCGCTGCGGGCGCGCACGCTCGCGATCCTCGAGCACGATCTCGTGCTGCTGCTCGGGCCGGGAAACAAGAAGATCAAGTCGCTCGCCGAGCTGAAGAAGAAGAAGGTCGCCGTCCTCGCCGAGAACGAATCCTCGCTCGCCTTCGTCCGCGGCATCCTCGACATTCCCGACGGTGCGGACGCGGCGAAGATCCAGATGGCGCCGCAGGGCGCAACGCTCGACAAGCTGTTCGCGCCGGCAAGCGGTTTTGGCGCGGTCGTCGCCATCGTCCACGCCTCGCGGGCGGTGCGGGACAAGGCGTATGAGCAGGTCGCCAGGCGCGGCGGCTTCACTCTGAACGCGATCGACGAGGCGAAAGCGCTGGCACGCAAGATCCCCGGCATTTCCAGCGAGACGCTGACGGCGGGCACGCTGTCTGCATCACCGGAAATTCCCGACGACGATCTCGACACGATCGGTCTCGAATGGTTGCTGGTCGCCCAATCCCGGATGTCGCCGACGGCGGCCGGGGAGCTCGCGCGCACCGTCTATGAGAACAAGTCCGCGCTCGGGCTCGACGGCGGCTTTGCCAGCAGAATCGAGCCCGCCTCCGTCGAGAAGGACGCCTTCGTGATGGCGCACCAAGGGGCGGCCGACTACATCAATGACGACACCAAGTCGTTTATGGATAAGTACAGCGACCTGATGTATCTGGGCGCTGCCGCGCTCAGCGTCATCGGTTCGATCTTCGCCGCGATCTACGCCAAGATCACCCGGATCGCGCCGGAGAAGGCCAGCGAGCTCTCCACCGCCATCCTCGACATCGGCGAGCGGATCGAACACGCGCATTCGCTCGACCAGCTCGAATGTCTCCAGGACGAGCTGGAAGGCATTTTACGCGGCGCCGTCATCGGCCTCAGAGACGGCACGATCAGTACCGACGGGCTCGACACGTTCAAGCTCGGCTACGAATTCGTCCGCGACGAGATCGGCATGCGCCGCGACTACCTCAAGCGCCATGCCGGCGAGGGCGCGAAGGCCGCACAGGATGTGGCCCCTCCCCAGCACGACGAAAGTAACATCGTGGTGGTGAAGACAGCTCAGAGTGCCTGA